A region from the Calditrichota bacterium genome encodes:
- a CDS encoding D-alanine--D-alanine ligase — MRTSRQGLRVLVAYDKVVPPVDDDPDWVSEAAVRHEVEAVSQALLHLGHHPSHLAVDDIGRAIEDVRRAKPDVIFNLCEAYKGKAQHEMAVAGVWELLGVPYTGNPPLALGMAQNKVVAKQLFAAAGIRTPAYHVYTAVPRSTDLCLRLPAIAKPSQEDASLGITPQSVVKEATQLPEVVEALLTKYRQPVLVEEYVDGREFNVSVLDGEPPQVLPLSEIDFSALEANAPRITSYEAKWLPDHPLYQSTPAICPARVEAALRRRLERTALRVFHLLHGRDYGRVDMRVDAKGAIFVLEFNPNPDISLEAGYARALKAAGITFEEFVDHLLAHALSRGHNDHN; from the coding sequence ATGAGGACGAGCCGGCAAGGGTTGAGGGTGCTGGTGGCCTATGACAAGGTGGTGCCGCCAGTGGACGACGATCCTGATTGGGTTTCTGAAGCTGCGGTGAGACATGAGGTGGAGGCTGTCTCCCAGGCATTGTTGCATCTCGGTCACCACCCTAGCCACTTGGCGGTAGATGACATTGGAAGAGCCATTGAGGATGTGCGCCGAGCAAAGCCGGACGTCATCTTCAACCTGTGTGAGGCTTACAAGGGGAAGGCGCAACACGAGATGGCGGTGGCAGGTGTCTGGGAACTGCTGGGGGTGCCGTACACGGGCAACCCTCCCCTGGCCTTAGGCATGGCGCAGAACAAGGTGGTGGCCAAGCAACTGTTCGCCGCCGCGGGGATCCGTACCCCGGCATATCACGTCTACACCGCTGTGCCGAGGTCCACGGACCTCTGCCTCCGTCTTCCGGCCATAGCTAAGCCTTCGCAAGAGGATGCCAGCCTCGGCATTACCCCCCAGTCGGTAGTGAAAGAGGCAACGCAGCTGCCGGAGGTGGTGGAGGCCTTATTGACCAAGTATCGGCAACCGGTGCTCGTGGAGGAGTATGTCGACGGACGGGAGTTCAACGTGAGCGTGCTCGATGGCGAGCCGCCGCAGGTATTGCCACTCTCGGAAATCGACTTTTCGGCGCTGGAGGCTAACGCCCCGCGCATTACCAGCTACGAAGCGAAATGGCTGCCCGACCATCCGCTTTATCAAAGCACCCCTGCCATCTGCCCGGCCCGAGTGGAGGCAGCTCTGCGGCGGCGACTGGAGCGGACGGCACTGCGCGTATTCCACCTGCTCCACGGCCGCGACTACGGTCGGGTGGACATGCGGGTGGACGCCAAGGGGGCGATCTTCGTGTTGGAGTTCAATCCCAATCCGGACATTTCCCTGGAGGCCGGGTACGCCCGTGCCCTCAAGGCGGCGGGAATTACATTCGAGGAGTTTGTGGATCACCTGCTTGCGCACGCATTGAGTAGGGGTCACAATGATCACAATTAG
- a CDS encoding GNAT family N-acetyltransferase yields MITIRKLQPEDRAAVYEILQQTDMFTMAEVNVAMELIDTYLFNKEQRDYLVYAAVAESGQVAGYVCFGPTPATEGTFDLYWIAVAPAMQNQGVGKQLLQFVEEYVKSQNGRLIIIETSSQKKYLPTQQFYLRNNYTVEARIKDFYRPGDDRLIFAKRLNAMPEGGQTPHGRLAATTAAEHHQR; encoded by the coding sequence ATGATCACAATTAGGAAACTGCAGCCGGAGGATCGTGCCGCGGTCTATGAGATCCTCCAGCAGACGGACATGTTTACCATGGCCGAGGTAAACGTGGCCATGGAATTGATCGACACGTATCTCTTCAACAAGGAGCAGCGGGACTATCTGGTCTATGCTGCGGTGGCCGAGAGTGGACAGGTGGCAGGCTATGTCTGTTTCGGCCCTACTCCAGCAACGGAGGGCACCTTCGACTTGTACTGGATCGCGGTCGCCCCGGCCATGCAAAACCAGGGAGTCGGCAAGCAACTCCTGCAGTTCGTGGAGGAGTATGTGAAGAGCCAGAACGGTCGCCTCATCATCATTGAGACGTCCTCGCAGAAGAAGTATCTGCCAACGCAGCAGTTCTACTTACGGAACAACTACACGGTCGAGGCGCGCATCAAGGATTTCTACCGCCCGGGTGACGATAGACTGATCTTTGCCAAGCGCCTCAACGCAATGCCTGAAGGAGGGCAAACACCACATGGAAGGCTGGCGGCGACAACTGCAGCGGAGCATCACCAGCGCTGA
- a CDS encoding lysine 2,3-aminomutase — MEGWRRQLQRSITSAEQLAKKFNIPLEDLERVERQFKIRITPYYLSLIKSKDDPLYKQVVPDVRELEDTQLFQDPLAED, encoded by the coding sequence ATGGAAGGCTGGCGGCGACAACTGCAGCGGAGCATCACCAGCGCTGAGCAACTGGCCAAGAAGTTCAACATTCCATTGGAGGACCTGGAGAGAGTAGAACGCCAATTCAAGATCCGCATTACCCCGTACTATCTTTCGTTGATAAAGAGCAAGGACGACCCGCTCTACAAGCAAGTGGTGCCCGACGTCCGTGAGCTGGAGGACACTCAGCTTTTTCAGGACCCATTGGCGGAAGACAG